TGGATTATTCGACATAGGAAGCCTGCAAGCTGTACCGATAATAGCAATTTCCTGCGTACTCTCCGTCTCTTTATTCTGCAATTCGCTTAATAATTGTACTGCTTCCTGCTGCGATAAAATTTGTTTACCTAGTTGGTCTAAAATAAACCGTTTTACATTATTCAACTTATTCACTCCTTTGAGATAGTTACTGTCCAATTTTTACTCATCAAGCAGTGCCAGTATTTGATCGAGATCCATATCGCCACCGACAAACTGTGCAACCATTTTTTCAAGATTCTTTTCGTTCTGTTCTTCCTCAATCACGAGCTTTTTCGTACTTGCGCTCACCTTGGACTCGATATAATTTGAAATATCCAAAACAGAGGAATAAACAAAGATATCGGTAATGGCCGTTACTCCTGGGTAGGCTTTATTTAATTCCTTGTGCAGATAAGCAGCCAACAATGAGTTACCTCCGGATTCGAAAAACTTGTCATGGAGATCGACTTCATCGACACTCAGGGTTTTAGCCCAGGCGGAGATCACATGCTTTTCAATTTCCGTCAGTTTATCCATACTTTTCCCAGTCACGACAACATCATGAAGATCTCGCTCAGTGGTCGTAGTTACCTTTGTGGCAGTTCCACGCTTTTTCTCTATTTTTTCAGAGAACTTTATTTTTTTCCCATACCCTTGACTTTCTGATGCTAACACAGAGTAATTGACGTCACCCACCAAAACTCTAGGCAACCCGGTTTGCAGCGCGTAAGCAAAGGCATTGGCCCCTTCTGCATCCTTAACAAAATGCACATACATTCCGTTTGCATTCAGACCATTAGCAACGGCCATACCCGACTCACTCCAACCTGTCCAGTTGATGGTCAGGCTTGGAATTCCTAAACTTCTACGATAATATGTAAAGCTGTCCTGATAGGCATTGGCCGCTATATAATCACTCTGCCCTGCTGCCCCAAACAGAGATGCGAACGACGAGCACATAACGAAGAAACTCAGTTGATCGTCACGGGTCAATTCATGAAGCATCCATGTCCCGTAGACCTTCGGGCGTAAGACCGCCTCGAATGTTCCCCAATCCTTTTTCATAATGAATCCGTCACCCGCCACACCAGCGGTATGGATCACACCATCGATCGCTCCGTACTGATCTCGGATATCCTGCAACGTCTCCTTCAACTGTCCATAATCAGCGATATCAACCTGTAAGATTTCCAAATCTTTTCCATCCGACCAAAGTTTATTTACTTGATCGATCTTGTTCTGGAAGAAGATATCATCATGTACCTTTAACGCCTTAAACATCTCACGGGAATACGTCCTGTTCAGAAGAATGACGCGAATCGCCGGATTCACACTAAACAAATATCTACAGATGGCTAGTCCCATGCCGCCTAATCCGCCGGTGATGATGTAAGTCCCTTGATCCTTGAGTTCCAGCTTTTTCTCAGCCAATTGCTCGGAGTAAGACACCGTATCCAGCTGTTCTACATATCTCTTGTTATCTCTAAAAGCCACCGCGTACATCGTTTCGTCATAAAACAACTCATCCAGGAGGGACGCTATCTCCGTATTTCCATCACAATCCACAGTGCGAGTTTTAATATTAGCGTACTCTTCTCCAATGCTAGCCCCCATCCCGGCTAGTGCACGATTAATTGGATATACTTGATCTTCATCACCCGTTACGAAGGTCGCATTCGACGTCATCAAGACTAGGCGGATCTCTTGCCTAACGTCTTGCTTCAGCAGTGCTTTAATCAGGTCAAATGTGCTTTTCAAAATAATCTTTGTTTCATACACAACATCATGAACTGATTGAACATCCCCATTCGAAAGTGACGCCAGTTGTACGATGTACTTGATTCTCTCTTTAGGAAATAGACTCAGCCAACCTTCAAAATCATTATCTCCAGCGAGCTGGAACGCTACCATGCGGTGACCAAACCGGTGTTGCAGTGCTTCCATCAGCGGACTGAACTTCTGGTCAGGTCGATGCAATACTAAAAGGAGATCCTCATCATCTAGAAACATCAAGGCATTTTCATGTGCATTTTCATAAGAAACCCAGCTCGTTGCATGGTACATGTCTAATTGGCTGTTTTCTTTCCTCATGAAAAATTCCGGCTGATGCACTTTCTTAATGCTGTAGTCTTCCAGTTCGGCAATAACCCGTCCATTTTCCGTCAAAAGTGTGATATCGAAGGCTGCAAATTCATCCGAATCGTTTCCCTGAGTTTTTCTTTTAATGTGACTGTACAAATTTTCTGGAAGTGCCTCGTAGAACCTAGCTTTTGAACAAGAGAACGGCAAATACACACTTTGCAGGAGGAAATTCCCTCCATTTATTGCCGGGTCCAACATCGACGGAAATAAAAAGTAATTTTTTATGTCCTGTGTAAGAGATGAATTCAGTTCAAGGTGAAGCAAAACTTCATTGTCATTTAAATAGACGTCCTTTAAATGGCCCCACTTTTCTCCATCGATCTCAACGATCGACAGAGTGTTTGGTTTTGTCGCCGTATCGGCCTTTTTACAACGGTCAATAATTTCATTTGCATGTAAAGTAAATCGCACTTGTTCACATTCTTCACTCACCCTCAGTTCCAGATGAGGCGTCCACTCATGTTCATCATTATTTTTGCTGTAGCATGAGATGCTCAACTCAGAATTCCCCATTTTTGCAAGCGTGTGAACAATCCGCACTTCATCTTCCTTACAAACAAATGGGACTAAGTAGGACAGTTCCTGAATCTCGAAATGATTTTTTTTCAAAAAACGGCTACTGACAAACTGAGCCATCTCGATAAATGCAGTTCCAGGTAAAACATACACGCCGTTGATCTTATGAGATTTTAGTTCCCAACAGCTATCTATACTCATATCAGTGGAATACACCTGCATTTGATGAGTATCGAGAACACATTTATGAACTAAGGGATGAAGCTTCGCCAAGTTATTATTTTGTAATGACGAAGATTCCTTTTCAGGGAAATTAATCCAGTAACGTTTATAATTAAAGGGATAAGTAGGAATATTCAGTCTATACCGAACCTCATTTTTATAAAACTGATGCCACTGAATGTCTGCTCCCTGAACATAGAGGTCTAAGATTTTCTGCAGCAGCTGCTCATATAAATTAGCATCCTGCTCCTCATTGACCTGTTTGATTAATAGATTTGCCTGCTCCGTTAATGACTTTTTCCAAGAGGAAGTAATATATCCCTCTATCTGCAGTTGTACATCTGTCACCTTATGTTCGCGATACATATAACGCTCATCAGTAAGCTGATGAATGTCAAACACTTGGTTTGAAAAATCATCGATTGAATCGAGAATCATCGCAAACCGGCAATTGTAATGCCCACGGCCGATATTAGCCGTATAACAGAAATCATCCAAACTACAATCTGGAAACCGCCGGAGATAGGTCTGATAATCCTTAATCAAACGCATAACCCCCTCCTTGTTCTTCGCAGAGACGGTCAACAATCTTACTGGAGCGGCGCTTTCTTCCATTCTTTGCAACACAGGTGCTTCCTCCAAGACCAGATGACAGTTCGTACCGCTCATTCCAAAGGAGCTGACCCCACATCTTCTCGAACCGGATTCCGTTTCCCAGGGCACCAATTTGTCATTGATGTAAACCGGGGATGATATAAAGTTGATCTTTCGGTTTGGCACCTCAAAATGAAGAGTAGGCAGTAATTGCTTGTGCTTCAGCATCAAGATTGCTTTCACCAAGCCTGCAAGCCCCGAAGCGCAGTCTAGATGCCCGGCATTTGATTTCACTGAACCAATTGCACAAAACTGCTTCTTATCTGTAAAACTGCCGAATGCTCGTTCGATACCATTGATTTCGACTGGATCTCCTAGATTAGTAGCGGTACCGTGCGCTTCGATATAGGTGATCGTTTCCGGATTAATACCCGCATCCTTCCACGCTGCCTTGATGACTTCTTCTTGTGCAGCCGCATTTGGAGCTGTGATGCCGACGGATGCACCATCCTGATTGATGCTGCTGCCCTTAATTACAGCATAGATGTTATCGCGATCCCGTACGGCCTGACGGAGCGATTTAAGGACGATACAGATGACGCCTTCACCTATACCAGTACCATCTGCACGGTCATCAAATGTTTTGGTTCTGCCGGAAGAGGATTCGATCCCCATCTTCTTTCCATGCTGATGAGGAGGCAATGTCTTCAAGCGTACAGAACCCGCCAACGCCATCGAAACCTCACCGTCTCTAATTTGCTGACAAGCCAGATGAACAGCCACTAACGAAGATGAGCAAGAAGTATCAACATTAACCGCCGGACCTTTCAAATTCAGAAAATAGCTGATTCGGCTTGCGATAATCGCGTCCACATTTCCTGACACCGCCACGCCATACATATAATTATCAGTCTCTTCAACCACCATATTGTATGGATTTTGTGGATTGTTGTACCCCAGAAAAACTCCGGTTTTGCTTCCGTTCAAGATACCTTTACCGTATCCAGAATCCTCCAAAGCAGTCCAGGCAGATTCAAGAAACAGCCGTTGAGCCGGCTCCATCAGTTCCGCTTCAGCTGGAGATAACTGAAAAAATCCGGCATCGAACATATCCAACCGATCTATATAAGAGCATGGGGTCAGTTCTTCAGGCAATTGCCTATTAAACTTTAATTTATAGAACTGGTTAGCGTCCTTCCAGCGTTCTACTGGGAAATCTCGTATCAGATCAAAACCATTACTCAAATAATCCCAAAGTTCCTCGACGTTTTTAGCACTTCCGATCTTTGCGTCAATACCGATAATAGCAATGTCATTCCCCCCAACATCGGCGGCTGCAGATACAGGCACATCACTGGAATCGGGAAGAATCGAAAGATGCTTTAAAGCATTCAAATCCATAAAGATTCCCCCCTTAATTGATCATGCTATAGTCAAAATCTTTGAACAAACCTTGGGTACCCGAATCATTAAACAATTGCTTGAATCTTGCAATTTGTTCGTCTCGCGGAGTTTTCTTAGTGCGAAACATTTTGAGCAGCATTTCAATTGCCAGTTGCATTTCTTCACTGGTTGCTACTCTGTCTTCTCTTTCGATAAGCTGCTGGATATCATTTATGTGATTATATGGTTCGATAACACCCTTACGATATGTTTCCTCATCCCAGTTGAAATTCCGGGTTGCTGCGGAGATCCCCAAGCTTCTCGACAAAAACGGAATATATTTGTTTTGGATGAATTTTTTTAGAGCAATTATTTCTGAAGGATTATCATAAGAGTAGGTTGGAAGATCGGACGTAATACCCTTCATCATGTTTTTCAGAACATTACCTGGTCCAAGCTCAACCGCATACTGTACCGTCAGCATCTTGGCATAGATCATGCAATTGACCCATTGTACAGGCATCACAATCTGAGCAGTCAGATTCTCAACAATGTCCTCTTTTCCCCCATAGGGCTTTGCTGTTACATTCGAAAGGACAGAATATTTGAGATCGTTGAAAGTATATTTGGCCAGTTCCTCCTTGAAAAGCTCTGCAGCAGGCTGCATCAACTCACAGTGGAAGGGTGCACTCACATTTAGTCGGCTCACCTTAATATCCTCTTTCTCCAATATCGTTACTACTTGATCTACTGCATTTCGATTACCGGAGATCACGGTTTGAGTTATCGAATTGAAGTTGGAGATGCTGGCAATCCCCTCCTTTCCCGATACCGATCTGCAAACTTCTTCAAGTTTTTCGATGTCTCGGGTCAATACAGCCACCATTGAGCCGAGCTCGGGGGCAATTGTCTGCTGCATGAATTCCCCTCGTCTTCTCACAATCTTAACCGCATCAGAAAAATTGATAGCGCCAGCGCAAGTCAACGCTGAGATTTCCCCCAAGCTGTGACCAGCCATCAGATCAGGCGTAACCCCTTCTTCTTCCATAAAGACCCGGAACATTGCAACACTGGTGGTCAGAATAGCCGGTTGTGCATTATATGTGAGTGTCAATTCTGACTTTTCACCCTCAAAGCACATTTTTTTCATATCTAAGGATAACGCTTCACTAGCTTGGTCAAAAACTTCGGATGCAGTTTTAAAGTTCTCACACAATTTCTTGCCCATTCCAACATATTGCGAACCTTGCCCCGGAAATACAATTGCCTTTTTAGTCATAATTTAGTGACTAGCCCATAAATCGTATGGGCTAGTCTGCCCACCCTTCACATTTTTTTTATACATATTCCAACAGGTATTGGACGATTTGAATCAATCCCCTCAATAACTCTTCTAGCTTTTGCTCAGAAACTTTTTTGTTAAAAACCTCGGCAGCAAATGTGACGGAATCTTCTCCAATATCAAAGGAAAGGGAGAAATCATAATAGTCCTTGTATAATTCGTTACCACTGAATCGGTAGAGAAAAATTGGCATCAAACCTTTTTCCGTGCTTTTGATGTGGATCTTCGCTCTCTGGAATTTAGTCGCATCCTGATAATTCTGATGGACAGTCTCCATAAGAACATTCAGGTCTTCTTCAGCTTCTACTTCAAAGGAGACGTAGTCCTTTTGATTGACAGTACATACCGCAAGTTGTTGCTGGCCAGTCGCATCAAACAACAAATAGCTATAAGAGAACAACAGAAATTCATATAGTTTGAATTCATCGGTATCATGCATTGCTTTAATACTCTGATACAAGCTTCCGCTGTCCGTGAATCTGACGATAGAATCATGAAGCACTTTGTTGGACTGTTTAAAGTAAGAATCAGGGAACGAAATCTGCGAGCAAGACATAGTTTCCAAACTGCTCATTTCAATATGTGCGGCAAGCTGTGCAATGGTTGGATTTGCAAATACATCACCAACTTTTACAATCCCAGGGTACTGCTCTTCAATTTGTGAAAGCATGACGGTGATCAGCAAGGAATTTCCACCTAAATCGAAAAAGTTATCGTCAATGCCGATTTCGTCGAAATGAAGTATACTTCTCCAGATATTACTCAGGATATGTTCACATTCATTATTAGCAGCCACAAATCGATTGGTCTTACGGAAGAGATCTAAGTCAGGCATAGGCAATGCATTTTTATCCAACTTGCCGCTTCTGGTAACTGGAAGACTATCAATCTGCATGATAAAGGCAGGAATCATGTATCCTGGTAGTACACCTTTGAGTGCATTCTTGATCTCGGTCGGATTAACCTGAACATCGGATATCACATAGGCTTGAATAGTTTTGTCTTCACGGTCATCTTTTCTTGCGATTACCACTGCATCAACGATGTGTTCCAGCTTACGCATCACACTTTCGATTTCAGCCAACTCAATTCGGAACCCTCTGATCTTGACCTGCTCGTCGATTCGTCCTAGATATTCGATGTTTCCATCAGGCAGCCATCGGGCCAAGTCTCCGCTCCGATATAGTTTGCCGGCTCCAAATGGATTGGCAATAAATTTCTCGGCTGTTAATTCCGGCATATTCAGGTACCCTCGAGCTATACCATCTCCTGCAAAACACAATTCACCTGGTATCCCGATTCCGCATAAATTCATTCCGTTCATAATATAGGCTTGTACATTAGAGATCGGCCGGCCTATCGGGACCGGATGCGGGATGTCACTCTTTCCGTCATATTCCCAGTGCGTAGCTAGTACTGTGTTTTCTGTCGGTCCATAGGCATTGACATATCTGCAAAGGCTGCCCGCCTTTTGAATAATTGCTGCATTTGATTCCGAACCGCCGGTCGTGAGTACCTTCAAACCTGTAAGCTGAGTCTGCAAATAGTACTGTGGCGGCAACAAGGTCAACGTGATGCCACTCTGGTTCACAAACTCATTAAATCTTCCGGTGTCCGCAATTATCTCTTTCGTGATTAACGTCAACCTTGCACCAAGCAGGAGTGACAACGTCATTTCCCACACTGCAGCGTCAAAGACATAGTTGGAAAATTGCAGAACGTTGTCTTGATCGGTTACTTGGTATAGATTCTTCAGATAGATACGCATGGCTGTAATACCTTGATGCTGCAGCATGACACCCTTAGGCTGACCAGTAGTTCCCGAGGTATAAATGACATAGGCCAAATCATCGGGCTTGTTTACTTTATCCGGATCTTCATACATACTTTCCCAAATCGAACGGTCTGCAAGATCGAGAACAGAAAGTTCAGTATTTAAATCCGTTTTGTAAAGAAGCACCGCTTTGGGTCGACAATCCTCCAGAATAAACTGGATACGCTCTTCTGGAAAGGTAGGATCTATCGGTACATAGGCACCGCCCGCCTTCATGATTCCATAGATCCCGACGATCATCTCGATACTACGCTCGGTCATGATGGCGACTCGGTCATCTGGTCTTATCCCCAGTCTGCGGAGTTTCCATGCTACTTGATTAACTTTCCGGTTTAGTTCAGCATACGTCAGTCGATCTTCCTGAAAAACGACTGCAATCTCATCAGGTGTTTTCTTAACCTGCTCCTCAAACAAATCTACGACAGTCCGGTCTCGTGCATACTCAACAGCCGTATCATTGAATCCGCTGAGGATTTGGAGTTTCTCCTGTTCAGTAATCGTCTCGATCTCGGACAATTNNNNNNNNNNNNNNNNNNNNNNNNNNNNNNNNNNNNNNNNNNNNNNNNNNNNNNNNNNNNNNNNNNNNNNNNNNNNNNNNNNNNNNNNNNNNNNNNNNNNNNNNNNNNNNNNNNNNNNNNNNNNNNNNNNNNNNNNNNNNNNNNNNNNNNNNNNNNNNNNNNNNNNNNNNNNNNNNNNNNNNNNNNNNNNNNNNNNNNNNNNNNNNNNNNNNNNNNNNNNNNNNNNNNNNNNNNNNNNNNNNNNNNNNNNNNNNNNNNNNNNNNNNNNNNNNNNNNNNNNNNNNNNNNNNNNNNNNNNNNNNNNNNNNNNNNNNNNNNNNNNNNNNNNNNNNNNNNNNNNNNNNNNNNNNNNNNNNNNNNNNNNNNNNNNNNNNNNNNNNNNNNNNNNNNNNNNNNNNNNNNNNNNNNNNNNNNNNNNNNNNNNNNNNNNNNNNNNNNNNNNNNNNNNNNNNNNNNNNNNNNNNNNNNNNNNNNNNNNNNNNNNNNNNNNNNNNNNNNNNNNNNNNNNNNNNNNNNNNNNNNNNNNNNNNNNNNNNNNNNNNNNNNNNNNNNNNNNNNNNNNNNNNNNNNNNNNNNNNNNNNNNNNNNNNNNNNNNNNNNNNNNNNNNNNNNNNNNNNNNNNNNNNNNNNNNNNNNNNNNNNNNNNNNNNNNNNNNNNNNNNNNNNNNNNNNNNNNNNNNNNNNNNNNNNNNNNNNNNNNNNNNNNNNNNNNNNNNNNNNNNNNNNNNNNNNNNNNNNNNNNNNNNNNNNNNNNNNNNNNNNNNNNNNNNNNNNNNNNNNNNNNNNNNNNNNNNNNNNNNNNNNNNNNNNNNNNNNNNNNNNNNNNNNNNNNNNNNNNNNNNNNNNNNNNNNNNNNNNNNNNNNNNNNNNNNNNNNNNNNNNNNNNNNNNNNNNNNNNNNNNNNNNNNNNNNNNNNNNNNNNNNNNNNNNNNNNNNNNNNNNNNNNNNNNNNNNNNNNNNNNNNNNNNNNNNNNNNNNNNNNNNNNNNNNNNNNNNNNNNNNNNNNNNNNNNNNNNNNNNNNNNNNNNNNNNNNNNNNNNNNNNNNNNNNNNNNNNNNNNNNNNNNNNNNNNNNNNNNNNNNNNNNNNNNNNNNNNNNNNNNNNNNNNNNNNNNNNNNNNNNNNNNNNNNNNNNNNNNNNNNNNNNNNNNNNNNNNNNNNNNNNNNNNNNNNNNNNNNNNNNNNNNNNNNNNNNNNNNNNNNNNNNNNNNNNNNNNNNNNNNNNNNNNNNNNNNNNNNNNNNNNNNNNNNNNNNNNNNNNNNNNNNNNNNNNNNNNNNNNNNNNNNNNNNNNNNNNNNNNNNNNNNNNNNNNNNNNNNNNNNNNNNNNNNNNNNNNNNNNNNNNNNNNNNNNNNNNNNNNNNNNNNNNNNNNNNNNNNNNNNNNNNNNNNNNNNNNNNNNNNNNNNNNNNNNNNNNNNNNNNNNNNNNNNNNNNNNNNNNNNNNNNNNNNNNNNNNNNNNNNNNNNNNNNNNNNNNNNNNNNNNNNNNNNNNNNNNNNNNNNNNNNNNNNNNNNNNNNNNNNNNNNNNNNNNNNNNNNNNNNNNNNNNNNNNNNNNNNNNNNNNNNNNNNNNNNNNNNNNNNNNNNNNNNNNNNNNNNNNNNNNNNNNNNNNNNNNNNNNNNNNNNNNNNNNNNNNNNNNNNNNNNNNNNNNNNNNNNNNNNNNNNNNNNNNNNNNNNNNNNNNNNNNNNNNNNNNNNNNNNNNNNNNNNNNNNNNNNNNNNNNNNNNNNNNNNNNNNNNNNNNNNNNNNNNNNNNNNNNNNNNNNNNNNNNNNNNNNNNNNNNNNNNNNNNNNNNNNNNNNNNNNNNNNNNNNNNNNNNNNNNNNNNNNNNNNNNNNNNNNNNNNNNNNNNNNNNNNNNNNNNNNNNNNNNNNNNNNNNNNNNNNNNNNNNNNNNNNNNNNNNNNNNNNNNNNNNNNNNNNNNNNNNNNNNNNNNNNNNNNNNNNNNNNNNNNNNNNNNNNNNNNNNNNNNNNNNNNNNNNNNNNNNNNNNNNNNNNNNNNNNNNNNNNNNNNNNNNNNNNNNNNNNNNNNNNNNNNNNNNNNNNNNNNNNNNNNNNNNNNNNNNNNNNNNNNNNNNNNNNNNNNNNNNNNNNNNNNNNNNNNNNNNNNNNNNNNNNNNNNNNNNNNNNNNNNNNNNNNNNNNNNNNNNNNNNNNNNNNNNNNNNNNNNNNNNNNNNNNNNNNNNNNNNNNNNNNNNNNNNNNNNNNNNNNNNNNNNNNNNNNNNNNNNNNNNNNNNNNNNNNNNNNNNNNNNNNNNNNNNNNNNNNNNNNNNNNNNNNNNNNNNNNNNNNNNNNNNNNNNNNNNNNNNNNNNNNNNNNNNNNNNNNNNNNNNNNNNNNNNNNNNNNNNNNNNNNNNNNNNNNNNNNNNNNNNNNNNNNNNNNNNNNNNNNNNNNNNNNNNNNNNNNNNNNNNNNNNNNNNNNNNNNNNNNNNNNNNNNNNNNNNNNNNNNNNNNNNNNNNNNNNNNNNNNNNNNNNNNNNNNNNNNNNNNNNNNNNNNNNNNNNNNNNNNNNNNNNNNNNNNNNNNNNNNNNNNNNNNNNNNNNNNNNNNNNNNNNNNNNNNNNNNNNNNNNNNNNNNNNNNNNNNNNNNNNNNNNNNNNNNNNNNNNNNNNNNNNNNNNNNNNNNNNNNNNNNNNNNNNNNNNNNNNNNNNNNNNNNNNNNNNNNNNNNNNNNNNNNNNNNNNNNNNNNNNNNNNNNNNNNNNNNNNNNNNNNNNNNNNNNNNNNNNNNNNNNNNNNNNNNNNNNNNNNNNNNNNNNNNNNNNNNNNNNNNNNNNNNNNNNNNNNNNNNNNNNNNNNNNNNNNNNNNNNNNNNNNNNNNNNNNNNNNNNNNNNNNNNNNNNNNNNNNNNNNNNNNNNNNNNNNNNNNNNNNNNNNNNNNNNNNNNNNNNNNNNNNNNAAGCTATCCTCCGCGCCAACCCTTTCAACACCCAGCACCTGACTAAAGACCTGACACAGCGTTTCTTCAATTTCGTTTCTCGGCGCAACATATTCGTGTTGGCTGCTTGCTACTATCTCCGGAAGTGCTCTTCTGTCCAACTTTCCATTTGGAGTGACCGGAATACTGTCGATCTGCATCATATGAGCCGGAATCATGTAAGAAGGCAATATTTTGTTAAGAGTATCCCGGATATCCGGCAAGCGGATCGGCGTATCGGATACCAGATAAGCGAAGAGGGCCATCTCTCCCGAAGTATCTTCTTGTGCAAGCACAACCGCATCTTGCATCAAATCGATCTTTCTGAGTGTACTTTCGATTTCACCCAGCTCAATTCGGAAGCCCCTGATCTTAACCTGTTCGTCAATTCGTCCTAAGTATTCAATGTTTCCATTAGGCAACCATCTTGCCAAATCTCCGGTACGATACAGTTTGCCGGCTCCAAACGGATTGGTGATCAACTTCTCGGCTGTTAATTCCGGCTTGTTCAGGTATCCTCTCATCAGACCATCGCCCGCGATGCAGAGCTCCCCGGGGATACCAATTCCGCAGAGTCTATTCTGATTTAGAATGTAGACTTGCGTATTGGCAATCGGTTTGCCGATCGGAATCAGCTCAAAGCACTCAGGAATTTCATAAGTTGTTGTAAATGTTGTGTTTTCTGTCGGCCCGTAACCGTTGATCAATTTAACCTGATTCTTCCGGTTTTTTAACATTCTTACATGTTCTTCCGAGAGCCTCTCTCCACCAATCAACAATTCGTTTAGACTGTCAAACATCTCGACATCTGTCTGAATCATTAAGTTGTACAAAGATGCTGTAATCCACATCGTGCTCACTTGATAACGGAGTATGTGCTCTTTCAGACTCTTGTTGTCGGTGATTACCTCCTGAGATGCAAGCACCAGAGTCCCCCCATGAAGGAGTGCTCCCCACATTTCAAACGTGGATGCGTCAAAGGACATAGATCCCGTTTGCAAGATTACTCTCTTTTCATCCAGTTCCACATAGTTAGTATTCGTGACCAATCGAATGATGCTTTTATGCTCGATCAGGCTGCCTTTCGGCTTACCGGTTGTGCCAGAAGTATAGATGCAATACGCTAAATCCCCAGATTTATTCGCATTTACCGGATTATTTGCCGCACCTTCCCAAATCTTATGATCTGCAAGATCTATGACAGATAATTCCGTTTCGAGTTCTGAGTTGCAAATGAGCACCACTTTAGACTGGCAGTCCTTCAAGATATACTGAATTCGATCTTCCGGATACATCGGATCGATTGGGACATAAGCCCCTCCTGCTTTTAGAATTCCGCAAATACCGATAATCGTCTCAATTCTACGCTCAACTAAAATAGCTACAAGATCATCTGGTTTTACACCTAACTCACGCAGTTTGCCTGCCAGTTGATTGGCCTTTTGGTTCAGCTCAGCATAAGTCATTAGCTGCTCCCCAAAAGCAACTGCCGTTTTTGCAGGGAATTTCCTAACCTGCTCCTCGAACACATCTACGATAGTCCGGTCTCGTGCATACTCAACAGCCGTATCATTGAATCCGCTGAGGATTTGGAGTTTCTCCTGTTCAGTAATCGTCTCGATCTCGGACAATTTCCGGTTAGGATTTTCACCAATAGCCTGCAACACTTTNNNNNNNNNNNNNNNNNNNNNNNNNNNNNNNNNNNNNNNNNNNNNNNNNNNNNNNNNNNNNNNNNNNNNNNNNNNNNNNNNNNNNNNNNNNNNNNNNNNNNNNNNNNNNNNNNNNNNNNNNNNNNNNNNNNNNNNNNNNNNNNNNNNNNNNNNNNNNNNNNNNNNNNNNNNNNNNNNNNNNNNNNNNNNNNNNNNNNNNNNNNNNNNNNNNNNNNNNNNNNNNNNNNNNNNNNNNNNNNNNNNNNNNNNNNNNNNNNNNNNNNNNNNNNNNNNNNNNNNNNNNNNNNNNNNNNNNNNNNNNNNNNNNNNNNNNNNNNNNNNNNNNNNNNNNNNNNNNNNNNN
Above is a window of Paenibacillus uliginis N3/975 DNA encoding:
- a CDS encoding SDR family NAD(P)-dependent oxidoreductase, with amino-acid sequence MDLNALKHLSILPDSSDVPVSAAADVGGNDIAIIGIDAKIGSAKNVEELWDYLSNGFDLIRDFPVERWKDANQFYKLKFNRQLPEELTPCSYIDRLDMFDAGFFQLSPAEAELMEPAQRLFLESAWTALEDSGYGKGILNGSKTGVFLGYNNPQNPYNMVVEETDNYMYGVAVSGNVDAIIASRISYFLNLKGPAVNVDTSCSSSLVAVHLACQQIRDGEVSMALAGSVRLKTLPPHQHGKKMGIESSSGRTKTFDDRADGTGIGEGVICIVLKSLRQAVRDRDNIYAVIKGSSINQDGASVGITAPNAAAQEEVIKAAWKDAGINPETITYIEAHGTATNLGDPVEINGIERAFGSFTDKKQFCAIGSVKSNAGHLDCASGLAGLVKAILMLKHKQLLPTLHFEVPNRKINFISSPVYINDKLVPWETESGSRRCGVSSFGMSGTNCHLVLEEAPVLQRMEESAAPVRLLTVSAKNKEGVMRLIKDYQTYLRRFPDCSLDDFCYTANIGRGHYNCRFAMILDSIDDFSNQVFDIHQLTDERYMYREHKVTDVQLQIEGYITSSWKKSLTEQANLLIKQVNEEQDANLYEQLLQKILDLYVQGADIQWHQFYKNEVRYRLNIPTYPFNYKRYWINFPEKESSSLQNNNLAKLHPLVHKCVLDTHQMQVYSTDMSIDSCWELKSHKINGVYVLPGTAFIEMAQFVSSRFLKKNHFEIQELSYLVPFVCKEDEVRIVHTLAKMGNSELSISCYSKNNDEHEWTPHLELRVSEECEQVRFTLHANEIIDRCKKADTATKPNTLSIVEIDGEKWGHLKDVYLNDNEVLLHLELNSSLTQDIKNYFLFPSMLDPAINGGNFLLQSVYLPFSCSKARFYEALPENLYSHIKRKTQGNDSDEFAAFDITLLTENGRVIAELEDYSIKKVHQPEFFMRKENSQLDMYHATSWVSYENAHENALMFLDDEDLLLVLHRPDQKFSPLMEALQHRFGHRMVAFQLAGDNDFEGWLSLFPKERIKYIVQLASLSNGDVQSVHDVVYETKIILKSTFDLIKALLKQDVRQEIRLVLMTSNATFVTGDEDQVYPINRALAGMGASIGEEYANIKTRTVDCDGNTEIASLLDELFYDETMYAVAFRDNKRYVEQLDTVSYSEQLAEKKLELKDQGTYIITGGLGGMGLAICRYLFSVNPAIRVILLNRTYSREMFKALKVHDDIFFQNKIDQVNKLWSDGKDLEILQVDIADYGQLKETLQDIRDQYGAIDGVIHTAGVAGDGFIMKKDWGTFEAVLRPKVYGTWMLHELTRDDQLSFFVMCSSFASLFGAAGQSDYIAANAYQDSFTYYRRSLGIPSLTINWTGWSESGMAVANGLNANGMYVHFVKDAEGANAFAYALQTGLPRVLVGDVNYSVLASESQGYGKKIKFSEKIEKKRGTATKVTTTTERDLHDVVVTGKSMDKLTEIEKHVISAWAKTLSVDEVDLHDKFFESGGNSLLAAYLHKELNKAYPGVTAITDIFVYSSVLDISNYIESKVSASTKKLVIEEEQNEKNLEKMVAQFVGGDMDLDQILALLDE
- the fabD gene encoding ACP S-malonyltransferase; the encoded protein is MTKKAIVFPGQGSQYVGMGKKLCENFKTASEVFDQASEALSLDMKKMCFEGEKSELTLTYNAQPAILTTSVAMFRVFMEEEGVTPDLMAGHSLGEISALTCAGAINFSDAVKIVRRRGEFMQQTIAPELGSMVAVLTRDIEKLEEVCRSVSGKEGIASISNFNSITQTVISGNRNAVDQVVTILEKEDIKVSRLNVSAPFHCELMQPAAELFKEELAKYTFNDLKYSVLSNVTAKPYGGKEDIVENLTAQIVMPVQWVNCMIYAKMLTVQYAVELGPGNVLKNMMKGITSDLPTYSYDNPSEIIALKKFIQNKYIPFLSRSLGISAATRNFNWDEETYRKGVIEPYNHINDIQQLIEREDRVATSEEMQLAIEMLLKMFRTKKTPRDEQIARFKQLFNDSGTQGLFKDFDYSMIN